Proteins encoded within one genomic window of Desulfatiglans sp.:
- the rnhA gene encoding ribonuclease HI — translation MVINKKSPVEIFTDGACSGNPGPGGYGVILKYGEHERVISGYDPATTNNRMEMTAVIEALKVLKKPCRIKICSDSSYVIKGATEWINGWIRNNWINSQKKPVLNRELWEELHALIKTHDIEWVWVKGHEGHVENERCDKLAREAIINRRGVDTGRINET, via the coding sequence ATGGTAATAAATAAAAAGAGCCCTGTAGAAATATTTACTGACGGGGCATGCAGCGGAAACCCCGGGCCAGGGGGATATGGCGTTATACTCAAATACGGTGAGCATGAACGGGTGATATCGGGCTATGACCCGGCTACAACCAACAACCGCATGGAAATGACAGCTGTTATTGAGGCACTTAAGGTTTTAAAAAAACCGTGCAGGATAAAAATCTGCTCTGATTCATCATATGTCATTAAGGGGGCAACAGAGTGGATAAATGGATGGATAAGAAACAACTGGATAAATTCCCAGAAAAAGCCTGTCTTAAACAGGGAACTCTGGGAAGAGCTGCATGCATTGATCAAAACCCATGATATAGAATGGGTTTGGGTTAAGGGTCATGAGGGGCATGTGGAAAATGAAAGGTGTGATAAACTGGCCAGAGAGGCAATCATTAACAGGAGAGGGGTAGATACAGGGCGGATAAATGAAACGTAA